One genomic region from Ammospiza caudacuta isolate bAmmCau1 chromosome 1, bAmmCau1.pri, whole genome shotgun sequence encodes:
- the KCNS2 gene encoding potassium voltage-gated channel subfamily S member 2, with the protein MTGQSLRTLSEANFEDNEISINVGGFKKKMRSNTLLRFPETRLGKLLSCHSKESILELCDDYDDTKNEFYFDRNPELFPYVLHFYNTGKLHVMGELCVFSFSQEIEYWGINEFFIDSCCSYSYHGRKMEPDQEKWEEQSDQESTTSSFDEILAFYNDASKFDKQPFGNIRRQLWLALDNPGYSVLSRIFSVLSIVVVLGSIVTMCLNSLPDFQIVDSNGNTEEDPRFEIVEHFGIAWFTFELVARFAVAPDFLKFFKHALNLIDLMSILPFYITLIVNLVVESSPTLANLGRVAQVLRLMRIFRILKLARHSTGLRSLGATLKYSYREVGLLLLYLSVGISIFSVVAYTIEKEDNEGLATIPACWWWATVSMTTVGYGDVVPGSTAGKLTASACILAGILVVVLPITLIFNKFSHFYRRQKQLESAMRSCDFGDGMKEVPSVNLRDYYAYKVKSLMASLTNMSRSTPSELSLNDSLH; encoded by the coding sequence ATGACAGGGCAGAGTCTGAGGACTTTATCTGAAGCGAATTTTGAAGACAATGAGATCAGCATCAACGTTGGAGGCTTCAAGAAAAAGATGAGATCCAACACATTATTAAGGTTCCCCGAGACCAGGCTGGGCAAATTGCTGAGCTGCCATTCAAAGGAGTCAATACTGGAGCTTTGTGATGACTATGATGACACCAagaatgaattttattttgacAGGAACCCCGAGCTCTTTCCTTACGTGCTACATTTTTATAACACTGGCAAGCTCCACGTGATGGGTGAACTCTGTGTCTTTTCTTTCAGCCAAGAGATTGAATACTGGGGAATCAATGAATTCTTTATAGACTCCTGCTGCAGTTATAGCTACCATGGGAGGAAAATGGAGCCAGACCAAGAGAAATGGGAGGAACAAAGTGACCAGGAAAGTACGACATCTTCTTTTGATGAGATTTTGGCATTCTACAATGATGCCTCTAAATTTGACAAACAGCCCTTTGGAAACATCAGGAGGCAGCTCTGGCTTGCTTTGGATAACCCTGGGTACTCGGTTTTAAGCCGTATCTTCAGCGTCCTTTCCATAGTGGTGGTGTTGGGCTCCATTGTGACCATGTGCCTGAACAGCCTCCCAGACTTCCAGATTGTTGACAGCAATGGGAACACCGAGGAAGACCCTCGCTTTGAAATCGTGGAACATTTTGGTATTGCATGGTTCACTTTTGAACTGGTGGCAAGATTTGCAGTAGCtcctgactttttaaaatttttcaagCATGCCCTGAATTTGATTGACCTAATGTCTATCCTTCCATTTTATATTACATTAATTGTCAACTTGGTGGTGGAAAGTAGTCCGACTTTAGCAAATTTAGGCAGAGTTGCACAAGTCCTGAGACTCATGAGGATTTTCCGCATATTAAAGCTTGCCAGACACTCCACAGGTCTCAGGTCTCTTGGAGCCACTCTGAAGTACAGCTACAGAGAGGTGGGGCTTCTTTTACTCTACCTCTCTGTGGGCATCTCCATTTTCTCAGTAGTGGCTTACACTATTGAGAAAGAAGACAATGAGGGGTTAGCCACCATCCCTGCTTGTTGGTGGTGGGCTACTGTTAGCATGACCACAGTTGGCTACGGGGACGTGGTGCCAGGGAGCACTGCTGGAAAGCTGACAGCATCTGCATGCATCCTAGCTGGTATCCTAGTGGTAGTGCTTCCCATTACACTGATCTTTAATAAATTCTCTCACTTCTATAGGCGTCAGAAGCAGTTAGAGAGTGCCATGAGAAGCTGTGATTTTGGTGATGGCATGAAAGAAGTTCCATCTGTCAACTTAAGGGACTACTATGCTTATAAAGTAAAATCTCTTATGGCCAGCCTGACCAATATGAGCAGGAGTACCCCCAGTGAGCTGAGCCTGAATGATTCACTGCATTAG